A genomic segment from Streptosporangium roseum DSM 43021 encodes:
- the rpsJ gene encoding 30S ribosomal protein S10: MAGQKIRIRLKAYDHEVIDSSAKKIVETVTRTGAKVAGPVPLPTEKNVYCVIRSPHKYKDSREHFEMRTHKRLIDIIDPTPKTVDSLMRLDLPAGVDISIKL; this comes from the coding sequence ATGGCGGGACAGAAGATCCGCATCCGGCTCAAGGCCTATGACCACGAGGTCATCGACAGCTCGGCCAAGAAGATCGTCGAGACGGTGACGAGGACTGGCGCTAAGGTCGCGGGCCCGGTGCCGCTGCCGACCGAGAAGAACGTGTACTGCGTCATCCGCTCGCCGCACAAGTACAAGGACAGCCGCGAGCACTTTGAGATGCGCACGCACAAGCGGCTGATTGACATCATCGACCCGACGCCGAAGACGGTCGACTCGCTCATGCGACTCGACCTCCCCGCCGGCGTTGACATCTCGATCAAGCTCTGA
- the rplP gene encoding 50S ribosomal protein L16, with product MLIPRRVKHRKQHRPDRHGAAKGGTRVVFGEFGIQALEHSYVTNRQIESARIAMTRHIKRGGKVWINIYPDRPLTKKPAETRMGSGKGSPEWWIANVKPGRVMFELSGVAEPVAREALRRAMHKLPMKCRFVKREVGEA from the coding sequence ATGCTGATCCCGCGCAGGGTCAAGCACCGCAAGCAGCACCGGCCCGACCGTCACGGCGCCGCCAAGGGTGGCACCAGGGTCGTGTTCGGCGAGTTCGGCATTCAGGCGCTTGAGCACTCCTATGTGACCAACCGCCAGATCGAGTCGGCTCGTATCGCCATGACCCGTCACATCAAGCGTGGCGGCAAGGTCTGGATCAACATCTACCCGGACCGTCCCCTCACCAAGAAGCCGGCCGAGACCCGCATGGGTTCCGGTAAGGGTTCGCCGGAGTGGTGGATCGCCAACGTCAAGCCCGGTCGCGTCATGTTCGAGCTGTCGGGTGTCGCTGAGCCGGTGGCTCGCGAAGCCCTGCGTCGTGCGATGCACAAGCTCCCGATGAAGTGCCGGTTCGTTAAGCGTGAAGTGGGTGAGGCGTGA
- the rplX gene encoding 50S ribosomal protein L24 has protein sequence MPKLHVKKGDLVQVIAGKDKGAKGRVIAAHPREERVVVEGVNMIKKHSKETNQGPRGAKTGGVQTMEAPIHVSNVKKLKDDEKPAKKESAKAASDESGEDN, from the coding sequence ATGCCGAAGCTCCACGTGAAGAAGGGTGACCTGGTTCAGGTCATCGCCGGTAAGGACAAGGGTGCCAAGGGTCGTGTCATCGCCGCCCACCCGCGCGAGGAGCGCGTGGTGGTCGAAGGCGTGAACATGATCAAGAAGCACTCCAAGGAGACCAACCAGGGCCCGCGTGGCGCCAAGACCGGCGGCGTGCAGACCATGGAGGCTCCCATCCACGTGAGCAACGTCAAGAAGCTCAAGGATGACGAGAAGCCTGCCAAGAAGGAGTCGGCCAAGGCCGCCTCTGACGAGTCGGGTGAGGACAACTGA
- the rpsH gene encoding 30S ribosomal protein S8 — protein MTMTDPIADMLTRLRNANSAYHDTVAMPYSKIKAHIAEILQQEGYIQAWSVEDAKVGKNLVVELKFGPSRERSLAGLRRVSKPGLRVYAKKDNLPRVLGGLGVAIISTSGGLMTDKQAGKRGVGGEVLAFVW, from the coding sequence ATGACGATGACCGACCCGATCGCAGACATGCTCACGCGTCTGCGAAACGCGAACTCGGCGTACCACGACACCGTGGCGATGCCGTACTCGAAGATCAAGGCGCACATCGCCGAGATCCTCCAGCAGGAGGGTTACATTCAGGCCTGGAGCGTCGAGGACGCCAAGGTCGGAAAGAACCTCGTGGTGGAGCTCAAGTTCGGGCCGAGCCGTGAGCGGTCGCTCGCGGGCCTGCGCCGGGTTTCCAAGCCCGGCCTGCGGGTCTATGCAAAGAAGGACAACCTGCCTCGGGTCCTGGGCGGACTGGGCGTCGCGATCATCTCGACGTCCGGTGGCCTCATGACCGACAAGCAGGCCGGCAAGCGTGGAGTGGGCGGGGAAGTCCTCGCCTTCGTTTGGTAG
- the rpsS gene encoding 30S ribosomal protein S19: MPRSLKKGPFVDDHLQKKVDVQNEKGTKNVIKTWSRRSMIVPDMLGHTIAVHDGRKHVPVFVTESMIGHKLGEFAPTRTFRSHVKEDRRSRR; this comes from the coding sequence ATGCCACGTAGCCTTAAGAAGGGTCCCTTCGTGGACGACCACCTTCAGAAGAAGGTGGATGTCCAGAACGAGAAGGGCACCAAGAACGTCATCAAGACGTGGTCGCGGCGCTCCATGATCGTGCCGGACATGCTCGGTCACACGATCGCCGTTCACGACGGCCGCAAGCACGTCCCGGTGTTCGTCACCGAGTCGATGATCGGTCACAAGCTCGGTGAGTTCGCGCCGACGCGGACGTTCCGCAGCCACGTCAAGGAAGACCGCCGCAGCCGGCGGTAA
- the tuf gene encoding elongation factor Tu: protein MAKAKFERTKPHVNIGTIGHIDHGKTTLTAAITKVLHERYPNLNEATPFDKIDKAPEEKARGITISIAHVEYQTEQRHYAHVDCPGHADYVKNMITGAAQMDGAILVVAATDGPMPQTKEHVLLARQVGVPYIVVALNKADMVDDEEILELVELEVRELLSAQEFPGDDLPVVRVSALKALEGDEKWGDSIIELMTAVDENVPQPARETDKPFLMPIEDVFSITGRGTVVTGRIERGIVKVNETVDIIGIKDTKTTTTVTGVEMFRKLLDEGQAGDNVGLLLRGIKREDVERGQCIIKPGTTTPHTEFEAQVYILSKDEGGRHTPFFNNYRPQFYFRTTDVTGVVNLPEGTEMVMPGDNTEMSVSLIQPIAMEDGLKFAIREGGRTVGAGRVTKIIK from the coding sequence GTGGCCAAGGCCAAGTTCGAGCGGACCAAGCCGCACGTAAACATCGGCACCATTGGACACATCGACCACGGCAAGACCACTCTGACCGCGGCGATCACCAAGGTGCTCCACGAGCGTTACCCGAACCTCAACGAGGCGACCCCGTTCGACAAGATCGACAAGGCGCCCGAGGAGAAGGCTCGTGGTATCACGATCTCCATCGCGCACGTCGAGTACCAGACCGAGCAGCGCCACTACGCTCACGTGGACTGCCCCGGTCACGCCGACTACGTGAAGAACATGATCACCGGTGCGGCTCAGATGGACGGCGCGATCCTCGTGGTCGCCGCCACCGACGGCCCGATGCCGCAGACGAAGGAGCACGTCCTCCTGGCCCGCCAGGTCGGCGTCCCCTACATCGTTGTCGCCCTGAACAAGGCCGACATGGTGGACGACGAGGAGATCCTGGAGCTCGTCGAGCTCGAGGTCCGCGAGCTTCTCTCGGCCCAGGAGTTCCCCGGCGACGACCTGCCCGTCGTCCGCGTCTCGGCGCTGAAGGCGCTTGAGGGCGACGAGAAGTGGGGCGACAGCATCATCGAGCTCATGACCGCTGTGGACGAGAACGTCCCGCAGCCGGCTCGTGAGACCGACAAGCCGTTCCTCATGCCGATCGAGGACGTCTTCTCGATCACCGGTCGTGGCACCGTCGTCACCGGTCGTATCGAGCGCGGCATCGTCAAGGTCAACGAGACCGTCGACATCATCGGCATCAAGGACACCAAGACCACGACCACGGTCACCGGTGTCGAGATGTTCCGCAAGCTTCTCGACGAGGGCCAGGCGGGCGACAACGTCGGTCTGCTCCTGCGCGGTATCAAGCGTGAGGACGTCGAGCGCGGCCAGTGCATCATCAAGCCGGGCACGACCACCCCGCACACCGAGTTCGAGGCTCAGGTCTACATCCTGTCCAAGGACGAGGGCGGCCGCCACACGCCGTTCTTCAACAACTACCGTCCCCAGTTCTACTTCCGTACGACTGACGTGACCGGTGTTGTGAACCTGCCCGAGGGCACCGAGATGGTCATGCCCGGTGACAACACCGAGATGAGCGTCTCGCTGATCCAGCCCATCGCGATGGAGGACGGTCTCAAGTTCGCCATCCGCGAGGGTGGCCGCACCGTCGGTGCGGGTCGAGTGACCAAGATCATCAAGTAG
- the rplE gene encoding 50S ribosomal protein L5: MTANTTESVATERQLPRLKQRYREEIIAKLHEEFGFENIMLVPTITKIKVNMGVGEAARDSKLIDGAVRDLTVITGQKPAVVRARKSIAQFKLREGMPIGAHVTLRGDRMWEFLDRLLSLALPRIRDFRGLSPKQFDGNGNYTFGLTEQVMFHEIDQDKVDRQRGMDITVVTTAKTDDQGRALLKLLGFPFKEA; encoded by the coding sequence ATGACCGCGAACACCACTGAGTCCGTCGCGACCGAGCGGCAGCTCCCGCGCCTCAAGCAGCGCTACCGCGAAGAGATCATCGCGAAGCTGCACGAGGAGTTCGGGTTCGAGAACATCATGCTGGTGCCCACGATCACCAAGATCAAGGTGAACATGGGTGTCGGCGAGGCCGCGCGCGACTCGAAGCTCATCGACGGCGCCGTCCGTGACCTCACCGTGATCACCGGTCAGAAGCCGGCGGTCGTCCGGGCCCGCAAGTCCATCGCCCAGTTCAAGCTGCGTGAGGGCATGCCGATCGGCGCGCACGTCACGCTGCGCGGCGACCGCATGTGGGAGTTCCTGGACCGGCTGCTGTCGCTGGCGCTGCCGCGTATCCGTGACTTCCGCGGCCTGTCGCCCAAGCAGTTCGACGGCAACGGCAACTACACCTTCGGTCTCACCGAGCAGGTCATGTTCCACGAGATCGACCAGGACAAGGTCGACCGTCAGCGTGGTATGGACATCACGGTCGTGACCACCGCGAAGACCGACGACCAGGGCCGGGCGCTGCTCAAGCTCCTCGGTTTCCCCTTCAAGGAGGCCTGA
- the rpsE gene encoding 30S ribosomal protein S5 yields MAGAPRRGGAAGGERRDGRRDDRRGGNADKGVSYIERVVKINRVAKVVKGGRRFSFTALVIVGDGNGMVGVGYGKAKEVPAAIAKGVEEAKKHFFRVPRIQGTIPHIVQGEEAAGVVFLRPASPGTGVIAGGPVRAVLECAGIHDVLSKSLGSDNPINIVHATVAALKGLSRPEEIAARRGLPIEDVAPKAMLKARAEGIAEAAAAKAVS; encoded by the coding sequence ATGGCTGGAGCTCCGCGTCGCGGTGGCGCCGCCGGTGGCGAGCGGCGTGACGGTCGTCGTGACGATCGCCGCGGTGGCAACGCTGACAAGGGCGTCTCGTACATCGAGCGCGTCGTAAAGATCAACCGAGTGGCCAAGGTCGTGAAGGGTGGTCGTCGCTTCAGCTTCACCGCCCTCGTCATCGTCGGTGACGGCAACGGCATGGTCGGCGTCGGCTACGGCAAGGCCAAGGAAGTTCCCGCGGCCATCGCCAAGGGCGTCGAAGAGGCCAAGAAGCACTTCTTCAGGGTGCCCCGTATCCAGGGCACCATCCCGCACATCGTGCAGGGTGAAGAGGCCGCCGGTGTCGTCTTCCTCCGTCCGGCCTCGCCCGGTACCGGCGTCATCGCCGGTGGCCCGGTGCGCGCCGTGCTGGAGTGCGCCGGCATCCACGACGTGCTGTCCAAGTCGCTAGGCTCGGACAACCCGATCAACATCGTGCACGCCACCGTGGCCGCTCTGAAGGGCCTCAGCCGCCCCGAGGAGATCGCGGCCCGCCGTGGCCTGCCGATCGAGGACGTCGCCCCCAAGGCCATGCTCAAGGCTCGCGCCGAGGGTATCGCGGAGGCTGCGGCTGCTAAGGCGGTGAGCTAG
- the rpsQ gene encoding 30S ribosomal protein S17: protein MAETAESTTETRNYRKTREGLVVSDKMDKTVVVAVEDRVKHPLYGKVIRRTTKYKAHDEANACGVGDRVLLMETRPLSASKRWRVIEILEKAK from the coding sequence ATGGCTGAGACAGCTGAGAGCACAACCGAGACGCGGAACTACCGCAAGACCCGTGAGGGTCTGGTCGTCAGCGACAAGATGGACAAGACTGTCGTCGTCGCTGTCGAGGACCGCGTGAAGCACCCCTTGTACGGCAAGGTCATCCGTCGGACGACCAAGTACAAGGCGCACGACGAGGCCAACGCCTGTGGCGTCGGCGACCGCGTTCTCCTGATGGAGACCCGGCCGCTGTCCGCCAGCAAGCGCTGGCGGGTCATCGAGATCCTCGAGAAGGCCAAGTAA
- the rpmD gene encoding 50S ribosomal protein L30 has product MARLKITQVRSKIGGKQNQRDSLRSLGLKRIGDVVVKEDRPEIRGMVTVVTHLVTVEEVD; this is encoded by the coding sequence ATGGCACGCCTGAAGATCACTCAGGTCCGCTCGAAGATCGGTGGCAAGCAGAACCAGCGTGACTCGCTGCGTTCCCTCGGTCTGAAGCGAATCGGCGATGTCGTCGTCAAGGAGGACCGGCCGGAGATCCGCGGCATGGTCACCGTGGTGACGCACCTCGTCACCGTGGAAGAGGTCGACTAG
- the rplN gene encoding 50S ribosomal protein L14 has product MIQQESRLKVADNTGAKEVLCIRVLGGSGRRYAGIGDIIVATVKDAIPGGTVKKGDVVKAVIVRTVKERRRPDGSYIRFDENAAVIIKDSGDPRGTRIFGPVGRELRDKKFMRIISLAPEVL; this is encoded by the coding sequence GTGATCCAGCAGGAGTCGCGACTCAAGGTCGCCGACAACACGGGTGCGAAGGAAGTTCTTTGCATTCGTGTGCTCGGTGGCTCGGGTCGGCGCTACGCGGGAATCGGCGACATCATCGTCGCCACGGTCAAGGACGCCATTCCTGGCGGCACCGTGAAGAAGGGCGATGTGGTCAAGGCCGTCATCGTCCGGACTGTCAAGGAGCGCCGCCGGCCCGACGGCTCCTACATCCGCTTCGACGAGAATGCCGCCGTCATCATCAAGGACAGCGGTGACCCTCGTGGCACGCGTATCTTCGGCCCCGTCGGACGTGAGCTGCGTGACAAGAAGTTCATGCGCATCATCTCGCTCGCGCCGGAGGTGTTGTAA
- a CDS encoding type Z 30S ribosomal protein S14: MAKTSLKVKAARKAKFEVRAYTRCSRCGRPRAVYRKFGLCRICFREMAHRGELPGITKSSW, from the coding sequence ATGGCGAAGACGTCGCTCAAGGTCAAGGCTGCTCGCAAGGCCAAGTTCGAGGTCCGGGCGTACACTCGGTGCTCGCGCTGTGGTCGTCCCCGCGCTGTCTACAGGAAGTTCGGCCTGTGCCGCATCTGCTTCCGCGAGATGGCGCACCGGGGCGAGCTGCCTGGCATCACCAAGTCCAGCTGGTAG
- the rplD gene encoding 50S ribosomal protein L4, with product MSTIDVLDVSGAKTGTVDLPGDIFDAKVNIPLIHQVVVAQLAARRQGTHKAKTRGEVSGGGKKPYRQKGTGRARQGSTRAPQFAGGGIVHGPLPRDYSQKTPKKMKAAALRGALSDRANGGRVHVVSALVQGETPKTKAALESLRKITQTRSVLVVVDEGDELTWLSLRNAPEVHLLDAGQLNTYDVLCYDDVVFTQEAYDQVVTRLSKSGKEDA from the coding sequence GTGAGCACCATTGACGTCCTCGACGTGAGCGGCGCGAAGACCGGCACCGTCGACCTGCCTGGCGACATCTTTGACGCCAAGGTCAACATTCCGCTGATCCACCAGGTCGTCGTGGCCCAGCTCGCCGCTCGCCGGCAGGGCACCCACAAGGCCAAGACCCGCGGTGAGGTCAGCGGTGGCGGCAAGAAGCCGTACCGCCAGAAGGGCACCGGCCGCGCCCGTCAGGGTTCGACCCGCGCTCCGCAGTTCGCCGGCGGTGGCATCGTCCACGGGCCGCTTCCCCGGGACTACTCCCAGAAGACCCCCAAGAAGATGAAGGCCGCCGCCCTGCGTGGCGCCCTCTCCGACCGGGCCAACGGCGGCCGCGTTCACGTGGTCAGCGCCCTGGTCCAGGGGGAGACCCCGAAGACCAAGGCGGCTCTCGAGTCGCTGCGGAAGATCACGCAGACCCGTAGCGTCCTCGTCGTCGTCGACGAGGGTGACGAGCTCACCTGGCTGAGCCTGCGCAACGCTCCCGAGGTCCACCTGCTGGACGCCGGGCAGCTGAACACCTACGACGTGCTCTGCTACGACGACGTCGTTTTCACTCAGGAGGCGTACGACCAGGTCGTCACGCGCCTGAGCAAGAGCGGGAAGGAAGACGCCTGA
- the rplW gene encoding 50S ribosomal protein L23, which produces MEKIADPRDIIIKPVVSEKSYGLIDEHNKYTFLVRKTANKTQVKIAIEQIFGVKVASVNTINRQGKRKRTRAGYGQRPSTKRAIVSLAEGDRIDIFGQVG; this is translated from the coding sequence ATGGAAAAGATCGCCGACCCGCGCGACATCATCATCAAGCCGGTTGTGTCGGAGAAGAGCTACGGCCTGATCGACGAGCACAACAAGTACACGTTCCTGGTGCGGAAGACGGCCAACAAGACGCAGGTCAAGATCGCCATCGAGCAGATCTTCGGCGTCAAGGTGGCCAGCGTCAACACCATCAACCGCCAGGGCAAGCGCAAGCGGACCAGGGCCGGTTACGGGCAGCGTCCCAGCACCAAGCGCGCGATCGTGAGCTTGGCCGAGGGAGACCGGATCGACATCTTCGGCCAGGTCGGCTGA
- the rplV gene encoding 50S ribosomal protein L22, which produces MEARAQVRFARHTPMKARRVVDLIRGLPASEAQAVLQFAPQSASETVYKVLSSAIANAEHNFKLDRDTLFVSRAWVDEGPTLKRFRPRAQGRAYRINKRTSHITVIVESREPKGRTR; this is translated from the coding sequence ATGGAAGCCAGGGCTCAGGTGCGGTTCGCGCGCCACACGCCCATGAAGGCCCGCCGTGTGGTGGACCTCATTCGCGGGCTGCCCGCTTCGGAGGCGCAGGCCGTGCTGCAGTTCGCTCCCCAGTCGGCGAGCGAGACCGTGTACAAGGTGCTGTCCAGCGCCATTGCCAACGCGGAGCACAACTTCAAGCTCGACCGCGACACGCTCTTCGTGAGCCGTGCCTGGGTCGACGAGGGCCCGACGCTGAAGCGGTTCCGTCCCCGCGCTCAGGGTCGTGCCTATCGGATCAACAAGCGGACGAGCCACATCACCGTGATCGTGGAGTCCCGCGAGCCGAAGGGGAGGACCCGCTAG
- the rplC gene encoding 50S ribosomal protein L3 produces MAKQIKGVLGKKLGMTQVFDADNRMVPVTVVEAGPCVVTRVRTPEKDGYSAVQLGFGQVDPRKVNKPLGDYLRKHDITPRRYFAEIRTEDAGDYTLGQELSADTFEAGQFVDVTGKSKGKGFAGVMKRHGFKGLSASHGTQRKHRSPGSIGGCATPGRVFKGLRMAGRMGNVRTTVQSLKVHAVDAEKGLILIKGAIPGANGSLVLVRTAAKKGAAK; encoded by the coding sequence ATGGCTAAGCAGATCAAGGGCGTCCTGGGCAAGAAGCTCGGCATGACCCAGGTCTTCGACGCGGACAACCGGATGGTCCCGGTGACCGTCGTCGAGGCTGGTCCGTGCGTCGTGACCCGCGTCCGCACCCCCGAGAAGGACGGCTACTCCGCCGTGCAGCTCGGCTTCGGGCAGGTCGACCCGCGGAAGGTCAACAAGCCGCTCGGCGACTACCTGCGCAAGCACGACATCACCCCGCGCCGCTACTTCGCGGAGATCCGTACCGAGGACGCGGGCGACTACACCCTGGGCCAGGAGCTCTCCGCCGACACCTTCGAGGCCGGCCAGTTCGTCGACGTGACGGGCAAGAGCAAGGGCAAGGGTTTCGCCGGTGTCATGAAGCGCCACGGCTTCAAGGGCCTCAGCGCCTCGCACGGTACCCAGCGCAAGCACCGCTCGCCGGGTTCCATCGGTGGCTGCGCCACCCCGGGCCGCGTCTTCAAGGGCCTGCGCATGGCCGGTCGGATGGGTAACGTCCGCACCACCGTCCAGAGCCTCAAGGTCCACGCCGTGGACGCCGAGAAGGGCCTCATCCTGATCAAGGGTGCGATCCCCGGCGCCAACGGCAGCCTGGTTCTCGTCCGTACCGCTGCCAAGAAGGGGGCTGCCAAGTGA
- the rpmC gene encoding 50S ribosomal protein L29 has translation MAKGLTAGELRVEDQDTLVQKLKEAKEELFNLRFQAATGQLESHGRLRAVRREIARIYTVMRERELGIVTVEKESIDG, from the coding sequence ATGGCTAAGGGCCTGACCGCCGGTGAGCTGCGGGTGGAGGACCAGGACACCCTGGTCCAGAAGCTGAAGGAAGCCAAGGAGGAGCTGTTCAACCTCCGCTTCCAGGCCGCGACCGGCCAGTTGGAGAGCCACGGGCGGCTGCGTGCTGTCCGCCGCGAGATCGCCCGTATCTACACCGTGATGCGCGAGCGGGAGCTCGGCATTGTTACGGTTGAGAAGGAGTCGATCGATGGCTGA
- the rpsC gene encoding 30S ribosomal protein S3: MGQKVNPHGFRLGITTDFKSRWYADKLYKSYVAEDVAIRRMLKKGMERAGISKVEIERTTDRVQVDIHTARPGIVIGRRGAEADRIRGDLEKLTKKQVQLNILEVKNPEIDAQLVAQGVAEQLSSRVSFRRAMRKAMQSAMKSGAKGIRVQCSGRLGGAEMSRSEFYREGRVPLHTLRADIDYGLYEARTTFGRIGVKVWIYKGEAPTSRAEREAAAAGARAGQRRDRDDRRGGGGAGGDRPRRGGGAGGDRPRRGGAARGDRAPRTEAASQAAPETGPAAQPGAEGS, encoded by the coding sequence GTGGGTCAGAAGGTTAACCCGCACGGGTTCCGCCTCGGCATCACGACCGACTTCAAGAGCCGGTGGTATGCCGACAAGCTCTACAAGTCGTACGTTGCCGAGGATGTGGCGATCCGCCGCATGCTCAAGAAGGGCATGGAGCGGGCCGGCATCTCCAAGGTGGAGATCGAGCGGACCACCGACCGGGTACAGGTCGACATTCACACCGCCCGTCCGGGCATCGTCATCGGCCGCCGCGGCGCCGAGGCGGACCGGATCCGTGGCGACCTCGAGAAGCTGACCAAGAAGCAGGTCCAGCTGAACATCCTCGAGGTCAAGAACCCCGAGATCGACGCTCAGCTCGTCGCTCAGGGTGTGGCCGAGCAGCTGTCCAGCCGTGTCTCGTTCCGTCGGGCCATGCGCAAGGCGATGCAGTCGGCCATGAAGAGCGGCGCCAAGGGCATCCGGGTGCAGTGCTCCGGCCGTCTGGGCGGCGCTGAGATGTCCCGTTCGGAGTTCTACCGCGAGGGCCGCGTGCCCCTGCACACCCTCCGTGCGGACATCGACTACGGCCTCTACGAGGCCCGTACCACCTTCGGCCGCATCGGCGTGAAGGTATGGATCTACAAGGGTGAGGCCCCGACCAGCCGCGCCGAGCGTGAGGCGGCTGCCGCCGGCGCTCGTGCAGGCCAGCGTCGGGACCGCGACGACCGTCGCGGTGGCGGCGGCGCCGGTGGCGACCGTCCCCGTCGTGGCGGCGGCGCCGGTGGCGACCGTCCCCGTCGTGGCGGAGCCGCCCGCGGCGACCGCGCACCCAGGACTGAGGCGGCCTCGCAGGCTGCCCCCGAGACCGGCCCGGCTGCGCAGCCGGGTGCTGAAGGGAGCTGA
- the rplF gene encoding 50S ribosomal protein L6 has protein sequence MSRIGRLPIPVPNGVDVAIDGRDVTVKGPKGTLSHKVAEPIDVAKGDDGTVTVSRPNDENKVRALHGLSRTLIANMVTGVTQGYSKTLEIVGVGYRVQAKSPTQLEFALGFSHPVIVDAPEGVSFRVEKPTLFHVDGIDKQKVGEIAANIRKLRKPDPYKGKGVRYQGEVIRRKVGKAGK, from the coding sequence ATGTCACGTATCGGACGGCTGCCCATCCCTGTACCGAACGGCGTGGACGTCGCCATCGACGGCCGGGATGTCACGGTCAAGGGCCCCAAGGGCACGCTCTCTCACAAGGTCGCGGAGCCGATCGACGTCGCCAAGGGCGACGACGGCACCGTTACCGTCTCTCGTCCCAACGACGAGAACAAGGTCCGTGCGCTGCACGGACTGTCCCGCACGCTGATCGCCAACATGGTGACCGGTGTGACTCAGGGTTACTCCAAGACCCTGGAGATCGTGGGCGTCGGTTACCGCGTTCAGGCCAAGAGCCCGACTCAGCTCGAGTTCGCTCTCGGCTTCAGCCACCCGGTGATCGTCGACGCCCCCGAGGGTGTCTCCTTCCGCGTCGAGAAGCCGACCCTGTTCCACGTGGACGGCATCGACAAGCAGAAGGTCGGCGAGATCGCCGCGAACATCCGGAAGTTGCGCAAGCCCGACCCGTACAAGGGCAAGGGCGTGCGTTACCAGGGCGAGGTTATCCGCCGCAAGGTCGGAAAGGCTGGTAAGTAG
- the rplR gene encoding 50S ribosomal protein L18 has translation MAGKTAFGKHTAARAVSRARRHGRVRKKVVGTAARPRLVVNRSTRHLFVQIVDDAQGHTLVSASTMESSLRADSGAKTDKAKQVGELLAQRAKAAGITAVVFDRGGNRYAGRIAALADSAREGGLEF, from the coding sequence ATGGCTGGCAAGACTGCGTTCGGCAAGCACACGGCCGCCCGCGCCGTCTCGCGGGCCCGCCGCCACGGCCGAGTCCGCAAGAAGGTGGTCGGTACGGCCGCGCGTCCGCGCCTGGTCGTCAACCGTTCCACGCGACACCTGTTCGTGCAGATCGTCGACGACGCCCAGGGCCACACGCTGGTGAGCGCCTCCACCATGGAGTCCTCCCTGCGCGCGGACTCCGGCGCGAAGACCGACAAGGCGAAGCAGGTCGGCGAGCTTCTCGCTCAGCGGGCCAAGGCTGCCGGGATCACCGCGGTCGTGTTCGACCGTGGCGGAAACCGCTACGCGGGTCGCATCGCGGCCCTCGCGGACAGCGCCCGCGAAGGCGGGCTGGAGTTCTGA
- the rplB gene encoding 50S ribosomal protein L2 codes for MGIRKLKPTTPGRRGASVSDFSEITRSTPEKSLLAPLHSKGGRNVHGRVTTRHQGGGHKRAYRIIDFRRHDKDGIPAKVAHIEYDPNRTSRIALLHYADGEKRYILCPTGLKQGDLIENGPAADIKPGNCLPLRNIPTGTFIHAVELRPGGGAKLGRSAGAQIQLLAKEGQYATLRMPSGEMRQVDVRCRASIGQVGNAEQANINWGKAGRMRWKGKRPTVRGVAMNPVDHPHGGGEGKTSGGRHPVNPKGKPEGRTRAANKASDRLIIRRRTKRKKR; via the coding sequence ATGGGCATCCGTAAACTCAAGCCGACGACCCCGGGTCGCCGCGGCGCCAGCGTCTCGGACTTTTCCGAGATCACGCGCAGCACGCCCGAGAAGTCGCTGCTTGCACCCCTGCACAGCAAGGGTGGCCGTAACGTCCACGGCCGAGTCACCACCCGCCACCAGGGTGGCGGCCACAAGCGTGCTTACCGGATCATCGACTTCCGGCGCCACGACAAGGACGGGATCCCGGCCAAGGTCGCTCACATCGAGTACGACCCGAACCGCACGTCCCGCATCGCTCTGCTGCACTACGCCGACGGGGAGAAGCGCTACATCCTCTGCCCGACCGGCCTCAAGCAGGGCGACCTGATTGAAAACGGCCCCGCGGCCGACATCAAGCCGGGTAACTGCCTCCCGCTGCGCAACATCCCGACCGGTACCTTCATCCACGCGGTGGAGCTCCGTCCGGGTGGCGGCGCCAAGCTGGGCCGGTCCGCCGGTGCGCAGATCCAGCTTCTCGCCAAGGAGGGCCAGTACGCCACGCTGCGTATGCCCTCCGGCGAAATGCGCCAGGTCGACGTCCGCTGCCGGGCCTCCATCGGCCAGGTCGGCAACGCCGAGCAGGCCAACATCAACTGGGGTAAGGCCGGCCGTATGCGGTGGAAGGGCAAGCGCCCCACCGTCCGCGGTGTCGCGATGAACCCGGTCGACCACCCGCACGGTGGTGGTGAGGGTAAGACCTCCGGTGGTCGTCACCCCGTCAACCCCAAGGGCAAGCCCGAGGGTCGTACTCGTGCGGCGAACAAGGCCAGCGACCGGCTGATCATCCGTCGTCGGACTAAGCGGAAGAAGCGGTAG